The genome window CCTAGGGTACTCAAGTACTGTAATATAGACTCAGCTGGCTGATGAGCGAAAGCTCACCCAATCTCCAGTCTACTCCGTTCGACCTCCCCCCACGATTCTTCCGACCCGACGCCAATCGCGCCGATCAACACGAGCATGACCGACGCCCTTCCAGACACTGGCTGGACAGACTGATCTGGGACCCTCAGGAAGACGAATATCCAACCGCTGTTTCTAAAGTGTTAGCGCGAAAAAGCGAGAAAGCTCGTGAAGAGTGTAGAAAGGACTTCATTCATGTGAGTGTTTTTGATGTGATTCTGTCTTGAGTATGGGCTATGACCCTGATAGTTCCTCGCAATGCTTGATCAGCCAAGAGATCCGCCGTGATGAAAAaagtgagaggaagatagAACAAAGTGGCCTAACAGACAAAAGATTTTGTGAGTGGGGTGTGTACTACAGCAGGCTGGTAATGTGCAAAGCTGTCGTTATTGGTCCCGGGATTGACATCTGTTTCTATGCAGTGCGTGTATGACGCGATGCTCtaagaggagagagagagagaggaagacacGATGTCAAAGATGGAGTGAGATCTGGGTCGATGGCCTCTACAGACATATCGATGAAGTTGTGCGAATACTCGCCATACTACATGTCAGTATCGGCGGCACAAAAAGTCGTAGCAAGTTCACCACATGAACTCTGTCCAAACACACCAAAAACATGTTCAGATGCTTGCATGACTTGTtgccctccttctcgactgAACGACCTTCTAACAAGATCCCTATCACTGccatccatcttcctctaGGACTTGTTATTGATATCCAACGTCAGGACAGGTTTACTTTTCTCTCTGCCGCTATTGAGGTCTCTTCCAAATCCCGTGCCTGGACCACCTGCTCCCAGTCCTGTACCTGgtcctcctcccattctGTTCGCATAAGCTACCCCAGGTGACgatcttccacttccattGACATCGGaatatcctcctccaagCCTTGGCGTTCCTGGTGCACTGGCCGAGTAACCGCTCCCTAAACCCGTAGCAGGGGTGAGTCCTGCTCCAAAATGTGATCGGAGGTCTGTCGCACTGGGTTTTCGGGAATTCGCATTGGAACTTCCCAGACCGAGAAGATTAATGACACTGGATGTCCTACTAGGTTGGTCTGGTTCACCAAGAATCGGCGCTGTCTGGGATATTGGCGATCCAGGCGCTACTGCTACTGCTGTCCTGGTCTGGGAGCCATCAGGCAAAGAGGGGGAGTTGTACAGGTAGGTCGCAGCAAGGACGATCGAAGCGCCGACGACAAAAGATACCGTTATGGGATACGAGAAGAGCGCGACAGAGgcaaggaaagagatgatAATGGACAGCGAGGTCGCAAAACCTTTCCTGCGCGTGCGAACAAGTGTCAGTGACCTCAatacgagaagagagacgatCCGCTCGCAGGTATTATCAAGGTTATGACAGACTTACATGATGTTATCGCTGTATCTGATCACCAGCGCGGTGATTAACCCACCAAAAGTCTGCGTCAAGACTGTCCCTATAGCCCATCCGTTGAAATTGCTGAAGCTCGACATGATCCTCCCGACGTATCCCACTCCAGCTGGCCCAGACGGCGAGACCACGATAGGAACGATAGCAGGTATGAGGGAAAAGAGGGACAGCTGGGTGTTTCGGATCCAGAGGTCGGGAGGGGGACTTGAGCCAGAAGAGGACTTGAGGATGAACTCGAAGTAGACACCCGCCAGACCCGATGTGAGACACGCGAGAGTGACTGCGAGGAAACCTCGAAGTGGATGCATAACGCGTTCAGCGTTGATCATAGTTTCCTCCGGGATCTCAGATCGAAGCTGGTGTTCACCGTGATTGGCCGTGATAGGAGCAGAAGGTGTGGATGCGGCGGGCGCGGAAGAGCTTTGAATTTGGACAATACCGACACCAATTGCAAGCATGATGAGGGATGCCCATTTCGCTCTACTCAATCGCTTCCGCAAGAGAATGACAGAGAAAAATGCGGTAGTGAGAATCTTCATCTGGTAGGTGACCTGAAAAGTCGCAACGTCCAGGTTCGAGGCAGCAACATACTGCAGATTATTCTGAATCACATAAAGGATGGCGGGGACCGAGAGTTTGTAACAGTCGGGAGAGAACAGTGCCTTCGATAAAGCTGATAACCTGGTGGAGTGGAGCAGGGATGGGAGCTTGTAGGCTGATCGACGGTCGGAAATTTTGCTGTCATTCTTTTCGTAGTAAACGGGAGGCGGGGATGAACTAGACATTTCATTATCGATTCGTTTCAGggcgatgacgacggaTATGGAGCCTTTCAGCAGCTCATTAAGGAGGACGGCGGATGCTGCAGAGTATGTTTTGTTGGGTGATGTGGATATTCGTGAATAATGCATGATGATCGTGAGGAATGCGTTTTGAAGTGCGAGTGTGATAAGACTGAGTATTCACGTCTAGGGTCAACCTTTTCCGTGTGAGAGTGACCGCACCACGAGCACTCACGAAATCCATTTCAGCTCTATGCCCCATAACATCGGCGgcccatctctttctctgcttGCGGCTGCCATTGCAGTAGCATAGCTGACCATCCCTATTTTGTCGTCCAATCGCGGTGGATTCGACCGGTTATAAGTGGTTTGATAGTGGTTGCCCGACGACGTGACGTGATTTGAATGATTTTGGAGGTTCTGATAAGTGctgtgaggaggaaggccTTTCGGCGATGTAGGAGGAGATGTGGTGGAAGTCGTAGACATCGCCCTGTAAGACGGAGCGccaggaaagaagggttggaggagattgggaAGACTTTGTCGTCAGTCAGTGATGATATGGGATGCGAACAATGAGAGATACAGGAGGGCGGGCAACCAGCCAGCAAAGGGTTTGACAcatcgagatgaagaatcTGACTCTGTACAATGTTCATCCCAAGCATCGAAGCTCAAGACAAGAAGTCATTGGACACCGGAGAGTGGACATTCTTTTGAATTATGGCACCGAAAAGGAGCAgcaaactcacctgctcaGTCTTCTCTTCGGTTTGGtcacacccacacccacacccCCAACCTTACCTACACTACCTCTATTGTCATCTCCTCTATCTCTTTCCCGTTCCCTCATCGTCAAACCCCTATCGTCATCCGCCAAAGCTGTTGACACGCGTCGCGTGGCCTGCTGTGGAGAGTTCGTCGTAACGGGAGACGCATTGCCATGACCGTGGGAGTGTGCATGAGGATGGGGACGATCCATGGCACGATCGCGTTCGGAACCACGTCTTGAAGGAGAACGCGCCAGTCTCGGCGGCATGCAAGTGGATTATAAGACCAGGGGGGTATTCTGAAAAAAATCGTTGTGGGACCCAGTCGGGATACTTGTTACTATTATAATATTCGAGCGTTTTCGTATGCCGAAAGTCAGCTATGCATCCGCAATCGTGTTGGTTGGCGGATATCTTCGTCACGAGCTGTGAGACAATTGTTGTTATCgttggaaggagaggatcgGATTGAAAGGGTGCGACTaaatgatgatggactGCAAGATAATCCCGCCTCGCTGTGTGTACGATTTCACGTGGCCCCGGATTTCGACCTAGGTTGTGTCTTTTTGGCTGTCGACCTCGCTCTTACTGCAGTATCTTGTGATGACGAGCGACGTGATCTTATCGTGAAGAGTGCAGATAGCGAATCAGACtgtgatgacgatgatgatgatgaagatgatgtaGGTATGTATGTCGCGAGAATGAATTTTGAATTTGCTGCGGCGTGGATGCTAAGAAGCAGTAGTCGAATCATGTAGCGTAACGAGCTCACTAGTGGGACAAGTGGTTGCGGCAGGCGGCTATAACAGTACTCGAGTAATGACCTAGAACCAGTTGTTTGTACCTCTCTTCACCAGAAAAACGTGGAGTTTCAGGGTCCGGGAAGAGAGCGAATGAGGTGTCCTCAGTCTGCTCAGACCGGTGGTGGATAGTTGATCCGGCTGTACGCCGAATAAATTCGTCATTGATGGAAAGAACAAGACGATGTGATGAGTATAGAAGCGTCGTGCACAATCTCGTCGGTCGCGCTGAACACATCACCTACAGTCTAGCGTCCTCAATTAGCAATGAGTGAGCAGTGCGCAGCGCCGAGAACCAGGTCCAAACCGTAAAATCCTCATGATCACACTGTGCATACGACTTCTGAGCTGGGTGACAGAAACGCGCAACGGGGGCTTGGCCAGACTGCGAGCACCCATATTGTCATATGCATCTCGCAGCTGGACACCACCATCTATCTCTACATGCTAAGACTTGCAGTCAAACGATTTGACTGATGATGTGGCATTCCTCGGCGTCTTCCtgagagatcaagaggtgGGGCCGCTTTGTCGTTCCACGTGGTCTTGAACCCTGAGGACTTTCGACTTTTTCCTTAATAGCAGTCATCTCGACGATTCATCGTATCATCAATAAATATCCTTCTGATCAACTTTCACTTTccgccctcttctcccaaaAGACCTCTCGGTGTCGCATCGGCAATTTCACGCTGAGgactctccttctcccaacCGTAACTCATAAAGCAAAAATAAGATCGCAAAGCGGCAAAAAACCGCTCGATCGACATCCCCCTCGACTAGGTTCATCGAATCGCTCTCGATTCAGGACTACTCATAGCGCACCTGTACCAGCTTGCCTCTCAGCTTCCAGACTCATCACAAATAAATTGAGTCAAAATGAAGATTACGGAAAAGCTGCAAAAAGCCGAGAGGGAAGGTCGACCCTTCTGGAGTTTTGAGTTTTTCCCTCCTAGAACCGctcaggtgagttgtgtgTAGCAATTACGTGCATCTATTGAGCCGATGTAAAGGCGGAACGTGGGACATGGATGCCCGTGGGCATCGCTCCCGCTCCAATTGCTAGCTGACTGTTCTGTAGGGCTTGCAAAATCTTTTCGATCGGATAGAGCGCATGCGCAACTTGGGTCCAGAGTTCATCGATATCACCTGGTGGGTTATGACTAGCGTACTCAAAGTCACCAGAATGCGCTGAACAAAATCGTTCATGAAATTAAGGGGCGCTGGCGGAAAGAATGCCGATCTCACCAACTCTCTCGTCCAGATGTGTCAGGAGACCATCGGAATCGAGACATGTATGCACTTGTGTTGTACTGAGAGTCAGTGACGCAGAATCGGTCGGAACGGACTTATAGCTGATATCGACGCAGTGCCCAAGGAGAAAGTAGAGTGGGCCTTAGCAGTGAGTCACACATCTTCGCATGTGAAAATGACAGCTGACGAAGCTGCTTTGTTGTCTTGCAGCAAGCTAAAGCACATGGCTGTCAAAACATCCTCGCCCTTCGTGGCGATCCCGTCGCTGGTACATCCACCTGGGAACCTACTCCAGGAGGCTTCATGAACGctgtcgatctcgtcaaacATATTCACAAATACTACCCGGGCGATTTCTGTGTCGCGGTCGCTGGTTTCCCTCAAGGCCATCCCGAAACTGCGGACACACCCGAATGTCAGGAGCAGGAAATCGCATGGCTCAAAGAGAAAGTGGATGCTGGAGCAGATTTTATCTTCACCCAGATGTTCTACGACAcgaccatcttcttcagttGGGTCAAGAGGGTCCGTGACGCAGGCATTACCGTACCGATCCTTCCCGGTATCATGCCTATTCAGAATTGGGAGAAGTTTGAGAAATGGGTTCAGAGGGAGAACATCAtcgttcctcctcactTCTATGAAGCTCTCACACCCGTgaagggagatgacgagaaggtAAGGCAGGTCGGGACCAAACTGGTCGGAGATATGTGCAAGGCTATCCTGGCCAACAAGGAGGCAGGAGTTAAAGGTCTGCACATCTATACGCTCAATCTGGAAAAGGGCGCAAGGATGTTGTTGGAAGAACTTGGATTTGAGGGCAGGAGAGAACAGATCGCCCCTCTTCCCTGGAGACCGTCACTCACTCCCCACAGACGGGGCGAATCTATCCGACCTATTTTCTGGTGAGCTGGGTTGGTCTTCCGAAAGTTGAGGACAAGAGCTGACGTATATGATAGGGCAAACCGAGTTGAATCGTATCTGTCGAGGAGTGAGTTTTGCCATTGCAGTAACCAGAGTATGCAACTGATTCGATCATAGCCGACGAGTGGGATGAGTTTCCGAATGGTCGATGGGGCGATTCTCGGAGTCCCGCTTACGGCGACCTTGATGGCTATCCCGTGTCTATCAACATCAATGTGGGTCCAGTGATTGTCAGTGGTCCAGACGAAATCGCTCAAGCTGAAAGCTGCCTTGTCAGGCCGACGATGCGTACAAACTCTGGGGCAACCCGACGACTTTCGAAGAGATTTGTTCGCTTTTCGCTCGATTCTGTCGAGGCGATCTCGCCAAACTCCCTTGGTCCTCTCAACCCGCTGCATCAGAGACGTCCGTCATTGACGAGCAGTTGGCGAAGATGAACGAGCTTGGATATCTGACTATCAATTCTCAACCTGCTGTGAATGGAGCCAGGAGCGATGACAAGGTCCACGGTTGGGGACCGTCTGGAGGATACGTGTACCAGAAGGTGAATTCTTCCCAGAACAGAGAATGccgatgaagctgacagtACCTTGCCAGGCATATCTGGAATTCTTTGTATCCCCGgagcttctttctcctctgaTCCGACGGATTGAGCGCGACCCTCGAATCACCTATTACGCGGTCAACAAGCAGGGCGATCTCAAGACCAACACACACAGTGAAGGGCCCAACGCCGTCACTTGGGGTGTTTTCCCCGGCAAGGAGATCGTTCAGCCCACCATCGTCGAGGCTGTCTCTTTCATCGCATGGAAAGATGAAGCCTTCGAACTCGGAATCCAATGGGCCAACCTCTACCCCGAGTCATCGCCCTCACGGAAGCTTATCACCGACACGATGTCTACTTCGTATCTTGTCAACATTGTTGCGAATGATTTCAAGGATGGCTTGTCCATCTTTGAGCCTTTCCTTCTAGATCAGAAGCCAGCGATCAGTAAGCTGGCCAACGGAGTGAAAGGAGTGTTAAACGGTGTTTTGGACGGAGTGAATGGTGGTGTTGAAATTGTCAGGGAGAAGGTAGTACAAAACGGTTTCGCATTGCCTAACGGGAATGGCAACGGTCACTGAGCTTGTTTCAACAATTCTTCTGGGCTTTGTCATTTCGTCGGTCGTCATTTTTTTCCGGTTGTCCCCTTCTGTTCCCCAGGTCGTCTTCAACGGACACAAGGGATACGTTCAACTCGTATCTCGTCATGACCTGTCTTCTGTTTCGCCTGTGTCATATCATACCCCTTCATCTACCCATATACCCCTCAAAAATAACATTACCACCGGTCTTTGACGAATTACGATTGCACGCATTTATCTCAACATATCTCCCCCCCGCCCATACATACACAACAGACCTCAAAAAGCATTTGTATAATCTCCCTAGTTCCGTAGGATACGTTGTAGACTAGATCATCACAAGAACTAGAGGGGAGCGTTCAACACCGCATATCTATCATGGTTTTATACTTATGCATGATATACGTAGTCGGGACCTTGTCAATCGtttgaagaagagcgacAAAGACAAGTCGCTCCAGAGCAATGATGACTTGCCGAATGGTGGATTATTTCAGGGTTGAACCTCCACTCTGGTTAGTCGCCATGCAGCGTTGATCATCGTGTCCATCATACAACTtggtcctccttctttcctttcgtTTCGTGAAAAAACCCTCGAGAGGTTCAACTTCAACGATACACGCAGTGCAATGAGAGTGGCTATCGTTGGCACTGGGGTGTCGGGAATCGCTGCGTTATGGGTATGTTAccccctctttcttcgaTTTCATCGTCTGTCaacctttccctttctctcaaCCAAACTATGTTTTGTCGTCACCTTTCCAACTCTCGCAGGTCTCTAGGACAATCTTTCTTTTCCCATGAGCCATTTCTCAGAGAACCGGTACTCAAAGCGCGGGACGTTCTGGCAATTGACCAATTGTCTAGCTGCTCAACGAATACTCAGACCATGAGGTCAATATTTatgagaaagaaggaagaccGGGTGGACATACCAATACCGTAGAGTTCAAACGTGAGTGTGACCCCCTTCGGGACATTACGAGTTCGTTTCATTTGGCTTGTGAGGGTCGGCTGACGACTGAGTTACCATCAaattcctctctccctgtATACCTGCTCGCTGATTCTCACATGTAATGGAAAATGATCATGTTTTCTGCTGGGCGGTTTCATCGTGCACAAATCGCAATCGCTACAATCAGGCGAAGGCAAGGAACCTTGTCAGGTGGATACGTGAGCTTCAAATCTCTCTTGGCCATTGGAGAGAGTatcgaagctgactgaTCGATCATGTCATCCGCGGCAACGCAACAGGGGATTCGTGAGTTGTCTCTCCTACCCTTCCCTGCACTTCAGCCTCTCGACGACTCTATTTATCTttcacctcctcgatcatcccTTTGGCGCCCCGAGACAAGTTTTCGGTAACGACCGAATGTACTGATGGCCCTTTTCTCATCGTCAATGCCAACAGATCGTCCTCAACCCTCCTACGTACCGGAATTTCCTTCGCTTCCTTAAACATCTCAAGATCCCGCTCTTAGCCACTGAGATGACATTCTCCGTTTCccgagatcgaggagcGTTCGAATGGGCTGGTGAAGGGCTAGGGGGCGTCTTCTGCCAACTGGGTAATCTGTAAGCCTATCTTTCGCCCTTTGTCAGCTATCCTATCCCGTGGCCATCAAACAAGTCCCCACCACCTATTGTGATTTGTCATCTTCAAGGGTGTCAGGTCGGAATCGAACTGAGGAAAATTGACATTCGCCACGCCAGATTCAACCCGAGACTGTATCGGATGGTCTTCGATGTGCTGCGATTCAACCTGTTCGCTCTGAAACttctggaagaggaaggcgaTAAGGAGGGGATCAGTATCGGGCAGTATCTGGAACGG of Kwoniella newhampshirensis strain CBS 13917 chromosome 3, whole genome shotgun sequence contains these proteins:
- a CDS encoding methylenetetrahydrofolate reductase, yielding MKITEKLQKAEREGRPFWSFEFFPPRTAQGLQNLFDRIERMRNLGPEFIDITWGAGGKNADLTNSLVQMCQETIGIETCMHLCCTEMPKEKVEWALAQAKAHGCQNILALRGDPVAGTSTWEPTPGGFMNAVDLVKHIHKYYPGDFCVAVAGFPQGHPETADTPECQEQEIAWLKEKVDAGADFIFTQMFYDTTIFFSWVKRVRDAGITVPILPGIMPIQNWEKFEKWVQRENIIVPPHFYEALTPVKGDDEKVRQVGTKLVGDMCKAILANKEAGVKGLHIYTLNLEKGARMLLEELGFEGRREQIAPLPWRPSLTPHRRGESIRPIFWANRVESYLSRTDEWDEFPNGRWGDSRSPAYGDLDGYPVSININADDAYKLWGNPTTFEEICSLFARFCRGDLAKLPWSSQPAASETSVIDEQLAKMNELGYLTINSQPAVNGARSDDKVHGWGPSGGYVYQKAYLEFFVSPELLSPLIRRIERDPRITYYAVNKQGDLKTNTHSEGPNAVTWGVFPGKEIVQPTIVEAVSFIAWKDEAFELGIQWANLYPESSPSRKLITDTMSTSYLVNIVANDFKDGLSIFEPFLLDQKPAISKLANGVKGVLNGVLDGVNGGVEIVREKVVQNGFALPNGNGNGH